Below is a window of Clavibacter michiganensis subsp. tessellarius DNA.
ATCGTGACGCCGTTCCTCCTGCTGCTCTGGATCAGCCTCTCCACCAACAGCACGCTGCTCAGCAACGGCGGCGACACCGTGCTGCGGCTCACGCTGTTCTTCGCGCTCTTCGCGGACCTGTCGCGGCACTTCTCGCTCGACGCCGTGCGCCGCCGCCGCGAGGCCGAGCCGGGCGCCCGGCGTCCGTCGTCCGCCGTGGTCGCGACGCGTCGCCTCGTGGCGCGGATCCCGCGGCTCGTGCCGGTGCTCCTGCACAACACCGCGCTGGTGCTGTCGGCGTACCAGATCATGCTCATCTACGTGAACTCCGCGTTCCTCAAGCTGCAGGGGGAGGAGTGGCGCAACGGCTCGGCCACCTACTACTCGCTCGTCATCGACGGGTACCGCCCGTGGCCGTGGATCAACGACCTCCTCGTGCAGTCGAGCATCGGCATCGCGCTGGCGAGCCTCGCGGCGGTGGCGTTCCAGGGCCTGTTCCCGCTGCTGATCCTCTGGCGGCCGACGCGCATCGTGGCGCTCGTGGTCATCACGGGCATGCACGTGATGATCGGCGTGCTGCTCGGCCTGTGGCCGTTCTCGCTCGCGATGATCGCGCTCGACTTCCTCTTCGTGCGCGATGCGACCTGGCGGGAGGGGCTCGCGCTCCTCGGGCGCTGGCGGTCGCGGGCGCCCGGGCGGATGCGCGAGGGCGGGGCCGTCCACGGGCGCCGCGCCTCCTCCCCAGCCGCGTCCGTCGAGGCCCCGGCCGAGGCCTGACCGGAGGGCGGCGGCGCGGTCGGGGGTGCCCGGTATCCTCGGGATCGTGGTCACCGCCCTGTATCGCCGTTATCGGCCAGAGAACTTCGCCGAGCTCATCGGCCAGACGCAGGTGACGGATCCGCTGCGCACCGCGCTCCGCACCAACCGCGTCAACCACGCGTACCTCTTCAGCGGTCCGCGCGGCTGCGGCAAGACCACGTCGGCCCGCATCCTCGCGCGCTGCCTCAACTGCGCCGAGGGGCCCACCGACACCCCGTGCGGCGTCTGCCCGAGCTGCGTCGAGCTCAGCCGCGACGGCAGCGGCTCGCTCGACGTGGTCGAGATCGACGCCGCGAGCCACAACGGCGTCGACGACGCGCGCGACATCCGCGAGCGCGCGGTCTTCGCGCCGGCGCGCGACCGCTACAAGATCTTCATCCTCGACGAGGCGCACATGGTCACGCCGCAGGGCTTCAACGCGCTGCTCAAGATCGTGGAGGAGCCGCCGGAGCACGTGAAGTTCATCTTCGCCACCACCGAGCCCGACAAGGTCATCGGCACCATCCGCTCCCGCACGCACCACTACCCGTTCCGGCTCGTGCCGCCCGCGCAGATGCTCGACTACGTGGAGCACCTGTCGCGCGAGGAGGGCGTGCAGGTGGCACCCGGCGTTCTGCCGCTCGTCGTCCGCGCCGGCGGGGGATCGGTGCGCGACACCCTCTCGCTGCTCGACCAGCTCATCGCGGGCTCGGAGGACGAGAGCGTCGAGTACGAGCGCGCCGTCGCGCTGCTCGGCTACACGCACGCCGCCCTGCTCGACGAGGTCATCGACGCGGTCGCCCGGCACGACGCGGCGGGCGCCTTCGCCGGGGTCGACCGGGTCATCCAGACCGGCCAGGATCCGCGCCGCTTCGTGGAGGACCTCCTCGAGCGCCTGCGCGACCTCATCATCGTCGGCGCCACGTCCGTCGAGGGCGCGGCCGCCGTGCTCCGCGGCACCCCGGAGGACGAGCTCGAGCGCATGCGCGCCCAGGCCGTCGCCTTCGGTGCCGTCGAGCTGTCGCGGGCGGCCGACGTGGTCAACGCCGCCCTCACGGAGATGACGGGCGCCACCTCGCCGCGCCTCCACCTCGAGCTCCTGGTCGCGCGCGTGCTCGTGCCCGCCAGCGACGACACGCATCGCGGCGCCCTCGCCCGCGTCGAGCGCCTCGAGCGCCGGGTGGGCGTCGCGGACGCGGGGGCGGATCCGGTGCCCGCCGCCTCTGCTGCTGCTCCGGCCGCCGCTGCGCCCGCCGCGGCTCCGGCCGCGGCGGCGTCCGCGCGCGCCGTCGCACCCGCTGCGGCTCCGGCACCGGCCGCGGCACCTCCTGCCGCGCCCGCTGCGGCACCCGCCGCAGCGCCGGCGTCCGCGCCGCCCGCCGCTCCCGGGCCGGATGCCGTCGAGGCCCCGTCGGCACCCGCCGTGGCCCCGGGGGCCACCGCGCCGGAGCCGTCCGCACCCACCCGCGGCGCGGGGACCGCCGCGTCCGACACCGCGGCGGCCCCCTCGGCGACGACGCCCGCGCCCGCCGCCGCGACGCCCGCGCCCGCCGCCGCGACGCCCGCGCCCGTCGGGCCGGTCACGTTCGAGCAGCTCCGCGACTCCTGGCCGTCGGTCGTCGAGGCCGTCGAGAAGGCGAAGCGCAGCGCGTGGCTCGTCGCCGTCACGGCCACGCCGCGGGCCCTCGCCGGCGACGTCCTCACGCTCTCCTTCGTCAGCGCCAACGACGCCGAGCGGTTCAAGGAGCGCGGCGTGCCCGGGCAGGGCGTCAGCGACATCCTCCGCACCGCGATCCTCGACGTGCTCGGCCTCCGCGTGAAGTTCATCGCGCGGGTCGAGCCCCACGGCGGCACCCCGGCTCCGGCCGGCACGACCGCCCCGGCGCCGACGGGCGGGAACTCCGCGCCCGCCACGCCTCCCGCCGCACCGGCACGGGCCTCGGGGACCGGCGGCGGCTCCCGATCCGCGGAGAACGCGTCCGCGACGACCGCGCACGACGGCGGCGCTCCCGCGGCGGGATCGACCGCACCGGCCGCCGCGCCCGGCCCTCGCGCCACGTCGACGCCTCCCGCGAAGACCACCCCGTCCGGCGGCGGATGGGCCACCGTCGCGATCCCCACGTCCGACCCCGGCGCGAGCGATCCCGCCCCGGACCGGCGCGCTCCCGCCGGGCGTCCCGAGCGCACCGCACCGTCCACGCCGACGGCCGCGCCCGCCGCGGCGGCCGCGCCCGCCGCGTCGCCGTCCCCGTCCCCCGCGAGCACGCCCGGCGCGACCCCCCGCGGATCCGCGGTCGTCCCGGACGCGCACGTGCCCGACTTCGAGGAGCCGGAGCCCGACGAGTTCGGCCCCGCGGAGCCCGGCTGGGCCACCGGCGGCGGCTCGCACGACTCCGCCCCGCCGATCTCGCGCCCGGCCCCGGCCCCGGCCGCCGCGCCGCGGACCGCCACCCCGGCCGCCGCACCCGCGCCCGACGCCACGGCCGGAGCCGCCCCCTCCGCGAAGGCGGCCCCGTCCACCAAGGCCGCCCCGCAGCGCTACGGCGAGTCCGTCGTCCGCGAGATCCTCCAGGCGAGCTTCATCGAGGAGAAGCCCGTCGAGCGCAAGGCCCGCCCCACCATCCGCCCCACAGGTCAGGACTAGCGCCGCATGTACGAGGGAATCGTCCAGGAGCTGATCGACGAGCTCGGCCGCCTGCCGGGCATCGGCCCGAAGTCCGCCCAGCGCATCGCGTTCCACATCCTCCAGACCGAGACGTTCGACGTCTCGCGCCTCGCCGAGGTGCTCACCGTCGTCCGCGACAAGGTCCGCTTCTGCGCCATCTGCGGCAACGTGAGCGAGGAGGAGACCTGCGGCATCTGCCGCGATCCCCGCCGCAGCCCCGCCACCATCTGCGTCGTCGAGGAGGCCAAGGACGTCGTCGCCATCGAGCGCACGCGCGAGTTCCGCGGGCTCTACCATGTCCTCGGCGGGGCCATCAGCCCCATCGACGGCATCGGACCGGACGACCTCCGCATCCGCCAGCTCATGCAGCGCCTCGCCGACGCCACGGTCACCGAGGTCATCATCGCCACGGATCCGAACCTGGAGGGCGAGGCGACCGCCACCTACCTCTCGCGGCTGCTCTCCACCTTCGACATCCGCGTCACGCGCCTCGCCTCCGGCCTCCCCGTCGGCGGCGACCTCGAGTACGCCGACGAGGTCACCCTCGGCCGCGCCTTCGAGGGCCGGCGCCTCGTTGGGGAGTGACCGCGCGCCCCTGCGTCATGCGGCGGATCCGCGGATGCCGCCCCCATATGATCGTGATCCGGGCCGCCCGCGCCCACCCGAACCCCAGGAGTCGCCCGTGAGCCTCATCGTGCAGAAGTTCGGCGGATCGTCGGTCGCCGATGCCGAGAGCATCAAGCGCGTCGCGAAGCGCATCGTCGCCGCGAGGAAGGCCGGCAACGACGTGGTCGTCGCCGTCTCCGCGATGGGCGACTCTACGGACGAGCTGCTCGACCTGGCGCACGAGGTCACGCCCATCCCCGCGCCGCGGGAGCTCGACATGCTCCTCACCGCGGGCGAGCGCATCTCCATGGCGCTGCTCGCCATGGCCATCAAGAGCATGGGCTACGACGCCCGCTCCTTCACGGGCAGCCAGGCGGGCATGATCACCGACGCCCAGCACGGAGCGGCCCGCATCGTCGACGTCACGCCGGGCCGCGTCCGCGACGCGCTCGGCGAGGGCGCCATCGCCATCGTCGCCGGCTTCCAGGGCTTCAACCGCGGCACGGGCGACATCACCACCCTCGGCCGCGGCGGATCCGACACCACGGCGGTCGCGCTCGCCGCGGCCCTCGGCGCCGACGTGTGCGAGATCTACACCGACGTCGACGGCATCTTCACGGCCGACCCGCGCGTGGTGCCGCTCGCCCGCAAGATCGACCGCATCACGAGCGAGGAGATGCTCGAGCTCGCGGCGTCCGGCGCGAAGGTCCTCTACATCCGCGCCGTCGAGTACGCCCGCCGGCACGGCGTCCTGCTGCACGTCCGCTCCTCGTTCACGCACAACGAGGGCACCATCGTCTACAACCCCACGGATGGAGAGAATGTGGAAGAGCCCGTCATCGTCGGCGTCGCCGCCGACCTCAGCGAGGCCAAGGTCACGGTGGTCGGCGTCCCCGACGTGCCGGGCAAGGCCGCGCAGATCTTCACCATCGTCGCCAAGACCGGCGCCAACATCGACATGATCGTGCAGAACGTGTCGGCCGCCGCCACGAGCCTCACGGACATCTCGTTCACGCTCCCGAAGTCCGACGCGCAGCGCGTGCTCACCGTGCTCGCGGCCGAGCAGTCCGCGGTCGGCTTCACCGGCCTCCAGCACGACGACCAGATCGGCAAGCTCGCGCTCGTCGGCGCCGGCATGCGCACCAACGCCGGCGTCTCCGCGCAGCTCTTCACGGCGCTGTCCGACGCGGGCATCAACATCGAGATGATCTCCACCAGCGAGATCCGCATCTCCGTCGTCACGCGCGCCGACACCATCGACGAGGCCGTCCGCGTGGTCCACCACGCCTTCGGGCTCGACGCGGACGACGTCGCCGTCGTCCACGCCGGCACCGGCCGCTGAACCGCTGAGCCCGACCCGCACGCCCGCGCACCGCAGGAGGAGACACCCGTGACCGACACCGCCCCCGCCGCATCCGCCGCCCCGGCTGCCGAGACCGCCGGCCTCCGCGTCGGCGTC
It encodes the following:
- a CDS encoding HTTM domain-containing protein, which encodes MSTRTDDTRPADRPVPEAPRTGPRAQAAARFRQVVQDRELLRALRDPRGWPRGVATWMTEREHATYSFAALRITLGSVILLVLVTCFADRHYLWGVGSRFIDPEASRRGWPPFFEGLFSKTDATLFDLAYLALAALAVLFTLGWRTRIVTPFLLLLWISLSTNSTLLSNGGDTVLRLTLFFALFADLSRHFSLDAVRRRREAEPGARRPSSAVVATRRLVARIPRLVPVLLHNTALVLSAYQIMLIYVNSAFLKLQGEEWRNGSATYYSLVIDGYRPWPWINDLLVQSSIGIALASLAAVAFQGLFPLLILWRPTRIVALVVITGMHVMIGVLLGLWPFSLAMIALDFLFVRDATWREGLALLGRWRSRAPGRMREGGAVHGRRASSPAASVEAPAEA
- a CDS encoding DNA polymerase III subunit gamma and tau, with amino-acid sequence MVTALYRRYRPENFAELIGQTQVTDPLRTALRTNRVNHAYLFSGPRGCGKTTSARILARCLNCAEGPTDTPCGVCPSCVELSRDGSGSLDVVEIDAASHNGVDDARDIRERAVFAPARDRYKIFILDEAHMVTPQGFNALLKIVEEPPEHVKFIFATTEPDKVIGTIRSRTHHYPFRLVPPAQMLDYVEHLSREEGVQVAPGVLPLVVRAGGGSVRDTLSLLDQLIAGSEDESVEYERAVALLGYTHAALLDEVIDAVARHDAAGAFAGVDRVIQTGQDPRRFVEDLLERLRDLIIVGATSVEGAAAVLRGTPEDELERMRAQAVAFGAVELSRAADVVNAALTEMTGATSPRLHLELLVARVLVPASDDTHRGALARVERLERRVGVADAGADPVPAASAAAPAAAAPAAAPAAAASARAVAPAAAPAPAAAPPAAPAAAPAAAPASAPPAAPGPDAVEAPSAPAVAPGATAPEPSAPTRGAGTAASDTAAAPSATTPAPAAATPAPAAATPAPVGPVTFEQLRDSWPSVVEAVEKAKRSAWLVAVTATPRALAGDVLTLSFVSANDAERFKERGVPGQGVSDILRTAILDVLGLRVKFIARVEPHGGTPAPAGTTAPAPTGGNSAPATPPAAPARASGTGGGSRSAENASATTAHDGGAPAAGSTAPAAAPGPRATSTPPAKTTPSGGGWATVAIPTSDPGASDPAPDRRAPAGRPERTAPSTPTAAPAAAAAPAASPSPSPASTPGATPRGSAVVPDAHVPDFEEPEPDEFGPAEPGWATGGGSHDSAPPISRPAPAPAAAPRTATPAAAPAPDATAGAAPSAKAAPSTKAAPQRYGESVVREILQASFIEEKPVERKARPTIRPTGQD
- the recR gene encoding recombination mediator RecR, which produces MYEGIVQELIDELGRLPGIGPKSAQRIAFHILQTETFDVSRLAEVLTVVRDKVRFCAICGNVSEEETCGICRDPRRSPATICVVEEAKDVVAIERTREFRGLYHVLGGAISPIDGIGPDDLRIRQLMQRLADATVTEVIIATDPNLEGEATATYLSRLLSTFDIRVTRLASGLPVGGDLEYADEVTLGRAFEGRRLVGE
- a CDS encoding aspartate kinase, translated to MSLIVQKFGGSSVADAESIKRVAKRIVAARKAGNDVVVAVSAMGDSTDELLDLAHEVTPIPAPRELDMLLTAGERISMALLAMAIKSMGYDARSFTGSQAGMITDAQHGAARIVDVTPGRVRDALGEGAIAIVAGFQGFNRGTGDITTLGRGGSDTTAVALAAALGADVCEIYTDVDGIFTADPRVVPLARKIDRITSEEMLELAASGAKVLYIRAVEYARRHGVLLHVRSSFTHNEGTIVYNPTDGENVEEPVIVGVAADLSEAKVTVVGVPDVPGKAAQIFTIVAKTGANIDMIVQNVSAAATSLTDISFTLPKSDAQRVLTVLAAEQSAVGFTGLQHDDQIGKLALVGAGMRTNAGVSAQLFTALSDAGINIEMISTSEIRISVVTRADTIDEAVRVVHHAFGLDADDVAVVHAGTGR